AGCATGAAAAGACGATGCTAAAAATCACAACAGTTCAGTCACACTACCAACCCACTAATTTCATGTCGTGGAGAGCGAAATACCTCTTTTCCGTAGAAAATCTGCGGATGTCAGACAAGAGTTCCCGCAACTTGGACGGATAGCTTTCAGGCCGATCGAAACTATTGTTCTCGGGTCCGGCATGGGACTGTATCTGTCTTCCGGTTGATGATGAAGTGTTTAGAAGAGTCAGTTTGTTTCCTCCTTCAGAGGCGCAAGCTGGACAGCGCTCTTTGCTAGCACGATGGCCAGGCTCGCAGTTACCGCAGACCAAATGGCAGCAGGAGGATATGAATCTGCCGCCGTCCGTTTCCGCAGTCTCACTGATGTAGAAGATGATTCCATTACAATACGAACACACATTCTCTTCTTGCTGTTGCAGATAGGTTAGTGCTTCATCGGGATCCGCCGGAAGCCCAGTCGATCCCGATTGCAGAATAGGGTTCGTGCTGCCGTTGTTGCAGTATAACCGTAGTTTCATGAGGGTATCAAGCAGGAACTTGTTTGAAGCGCCCTTTAAGCGACCACTGACCATCATGTCGAGGTCAGTTCTGCACTGTAAAAGTATCTTATTGTACTCCGAATACTCTGCGGCTGTGAATTTGACTCTTCTAATTTCCGAAACCGGGTCTGGCAGGTTTAGCAGCTCCCTTGTTCTTCGAATACATATACTGCGGAGTAGTACTCGGAGGTTTTCATAGCGGGTTCCCGAACCGGATACGATTGGATTGATGATGAATTTCTGAAACGAAGCAGGGTTTTTTAGGATCGGAACCTGGACGAATGAGACCAGTGCTCCGAGATCATCGAGTTTGTTCTGTATGGGAGTGCCGGTGAGACACCAATGGTGATGTGACGAAAGACTAGCAACAGCTTGGAATTGCTTCGTGGAGCGATTCCGAATGTTATGGGCTAGACGGGGAGTAAGATACCACAATCACTTGATGACGGAAGTGTGCTTGCACATACCCTCGTCTAGAACAATTCGAAACCAGTTGATATCGGCTAGGGCATTCTTACCGCCACAGAAGTCAGTCGCCAGTGTAGCATACGTGGTGAACACAATCGCCCGCTTGTGAAGAAAATCTGTTTCTGTGTGCCTTCCTAGGCCGAGGTACTTGTAAAAGGTAAGCCCGCCGGAATAGGTGTGTCTATATTTTGCGCGTAAGCTAGGTAGCTGGAAACCGTTCAGCAACTGGCGGGTCATACTTGCGAATTTCGTGAATCCAATTATCAATCAAGACTAAAAGCTCGATCAGCGGAATTTACTAAACGTCAAGTGGTAGCATAGACACCGAGGAAAGCCTTACGTGAAGATGGTGCTACAATGAGCGTTGCCTTGGAAGGAGCTTTCTTTGCCGATTTATTTGAGAACAATTGGATTTgagaggaaaagaagtcCTCTGCGCGGCCGAGAGAGCCAGCCACGGTTGATAGCATGACAAGAGACTTTCCCAGTCCCATTTCATCAGCAACAATGCCCCCCTTAGTTTCCTCTTGTTGTGGACGCTTTGCTCCGCTAAAGATGTGCTGATAACTGTACAACTAGACGTTAACGATGCTCATGAAAATGTATTCGAAATATGGACTCTAACAAAGGCTTGTCCCCGTCCAAGTTGTTATATTTCCACAAGCTCATCTCAGAGGGGAGCGAACTAGTCTCTCGCTGGAGAATAAAGTCGATGGCTTCCCTTTGGTGGCTATTTTTGATGGAAATGAAGTTAGCATGCGCTTTTCCAGATGCTTGACGCTTACATCTTACGGTAAAAGGGTACTCCTTATACGACAATCGGCGGGAAGCTGTCGTAGAAGAACGGGGTGTGATAGCGAATCAAGAATATGGTTTATCATGGTTGTAGAATCGTTGACGACAGATTCACTCTCAGTGCGTAGGTTTGCGGGATCGGCTGCTGGGGTCGCCGACGGAAGGACAGCTTCCACTCGATCTTGTTCTACATACCCTTCTATTTGAAGTATGTGTGGATTGTGGTACTCGACACTTTTCAACGAGTATCGAGGTAATTGTAGAAAAATGCCAGATTTAGACAAAATCCTGCCAATGTCTTCAGAGTTCGCTCTGATGCCGTAGATGTTGATCTCTATTGGAAGAATCGTTGAGGTTTGGTCGCCATCCCAGTTTTCTCGTATGAATGCCCGGATGCTGGCCTGTCGCCCAGTGACGGCCTGGTGGAGGGTTCGACATAGTCCTTTGCTTAAACGCGCAAGCTTTTGTCCATTATGCTCTAATGTAAAGTAGTTGCCTGTTTGTACAACTAGGATGGGATAGCCCGGGTCTTTAAACGCCTGATCGCATGATGATAAGAACTCTTTACTGCAAAGCTGAGCCTCTATATCGATGATCTAGAAAGTGTTAGCTTGGTTGGTGGTATCAGATGGATTGTTTTACACTGCCAAAACAGGTGTCTAGGCCTGCTTCAAGATTCAGTGTTTCGCCGGACAGCGTCGGCTGTCGAGACGATTTGTTGAGAGGTCCTTGTTTCTCTGTCTCAAATGGGAATGCCCGTTTTAGTGAAAGATCCATCTTTTCTGCATTCACAAAACGGGGGGGGACGTCTCGTCGTAATAGCAGATTGTGAAGCTTATTTTGATACCTCACCACCAAGCGTTTTGAAGGTGTTAGTGACTCTGAACTGTTGATGTTGACAATGTCGACGGACGAAACAGTATCGGCGTGTAGCAACACGTTCTATGGGTAACAATCAATATCCTTGTTAGCTGgcatagtactccgtaggttGGAAGAAATGCGAGAGCACTGCGAGAGCTCTGATGACAGGGTTCGGTTCAGTCGACTCCCCTCTCTTACGTGGCGCTGCCGGATCATCATTTGCTCTGTGGCGGTGCTCCTGGCTGACTCGACTCTAGGGAATGTAATCTGGTTGAGCGCTCTTAGAGCCTCATAGTACACGGCTTGACCAATTATACTCGCTTGGACTGTTACACAAAGAATGAGGCGTCCTATCAGGGGCAAACTTGGGCCGCTAATGCTAGCTAACTGGTAGTAACAGCATGAAAGTCCGATTGCGCGGCGACCTTTACCAGTATGCGGGCATTTGGAGAAATAACCTTGAATTCCAAGACGGCGCTTCTCTCTATCACCATGAAGAACTCTACTGACTGGACACCTCCATAATGCAGACTTACACGCCTACGTGCGTCTAGAAACAGGGAAAAGCTGATCTCTGAATCCCAGTCGGAATCATAAGTATGGACCCTGGCGGCTCACGGCTCTAACATCGTGAAATTATACATCTTCGGCTACAAGAAGACCCATCTCAAAGGTTCTTCCTTTCAATCGATTCGCCATGTAAACAGAGAGCCTGAAAGTTGTCCACCAGGTTCCAGGCTGTCAACGGGGAAAGAAGTACAGGGTATCTACAACTAAGAGATGTAcaaggtttaattataaaggCAGTTGTGGAAGTGTGGCATTTCCCTTTCGCCTGGCCTAGTCAAATAGCGACACAAACTTGGTGCTCAAAGAGAGCAACCCTCAGTTACATCAGAGAAAGGCCGTCAAAGGAAACACTATGTCAGAGTGTTTTGCTATGAATTATACCAAGTCTCCAAGTAAACATTTTCAGCCTCGCTCGACATTTGGCCCAACCATCATGATTGCTGCCTACCCAAAGATATCAAAACAAAGGAGCCATATTTATTCAGCAGTCCCACCAGACAGGTGCCCGTTAATAAAAGTACTAATGTTCCTGCCCTCATTATCACTGAGCAGCTGGAAAATCAACTTGTTCATGAACTTGGGGGCCTCATGCCCTGGGGCGGTGCTTCTCCCAAGTTTGAGCTTGGTTGCGTCAAAGACGTAGAATTCATTGGAAACCCGCCAGAAGACATTGTCTGcgaccttgtccttgacttCGTAGTACCATTCGTCGAGGATGTTGAAATTTGGTGCAACAATGACATATCTATAAGACCAATCGTCATTGCTCTATTCACATTTGTAAGAATATGATCCAAGGACTAATGTGATGTGGAACAAGTGCTCACATTCTTGGCATAGGCGTAGAAAACCATGATTGTGAGGATGACGAGACGCTTAAAATC
The DNA window shown above is from Metarhizium brunneum chromosome 1, complete sequence and carries:
- the RAD5B_0 gene encoding DNA repair protein RAD5B translates to MVIERSAVLEFKVISPNARILVKVAAQSDFHAVTTIQASIIGQAVYYEALRALNQITFPRVESARSTATEQMMIRQRHNVLLHADTVSSVDIVNINSSESLTPSKRLVVRYQNKLHNLLLRRDVPPRFVNAEKMDLSLKRAFPFETEKQGPLNKSSRQPTLSGETLNLEAGLDTCFGSIIDIEAQLCSKEFLSSCDQAFKDPGYPILVVQTGNYFTLEHNGQKLARLSKGLCRTLHQAVTGRQASIRAFIRENWDGDQTSTILPIEINIYGIRANSEDIGRILSKSGIFLQLPRYSLKSVEYHNPHILQIEGYVEQDRVEAVLPSATPAADPANLRTESESVVNDSTTMINHILDSLSHPVLLRQLPADCRIRSTLLPHQREAIDFILQRETSSLPSEMSLWKYNNLDGDKPFYQHIFSGAKRPQQEETKGGIVADEMGLGKSLVMLSTVAGSLGRAEDFFSSQIQLFSNKSAKKAPSKATLIVAPSSLLIDNWIHEIRKHTYSGGLTFYKYLGLGRHTETDFLHKRAIVFTTYATLATDFCGGKNALADINWFRIVLDEAHNIRNRSTKQFQAVASLSSHHHWCLTGTPIQNKLDDLGALVSFVQVPILKNPASFQKFIINPIVSGSGTRYENLRVLLRSICIRRTRELLNLPDPVSEIRRVKFTAAEYSEYNKILLQCRTDLDMMVSGRLKGASNKFLLDTLMKLRLYCNNGSTNPILQSGSTGLPADPDEALTYLQQQEENVCSYCNGIIFYISETAETDGGRFISSCCHLVCGNCEPGHRASKERCPACASEGGNKLTLLNTSSSTGRQIQSHAGPENNSFDRPESYPSKLRELLSDIRRFSTEKSIVFSCWKKTLSLVSQLLHTHGIKYNMIYGSLSLNKRIEVLNDFRSPSGANILLMTLGTGAVGLNLAVASRIYLLEPQWNPYIESQAIGRALRLGQTARVTIVRYVVIDTIEESNILGRQRKKLQLVDGGFGKDKDMVSERLRPLLNMVETHRGDQVN